Genomic segment of Mucilaginibacter sabulilitoris:
ATGAGCACAATAGGCGCCATACGCTTAGGCACACCGCCACCCGGCTCATGAATTTCGTCGATAATCAGATTGTTCCCCTTTTCGGCATTGCCGCCTGCCAGCTTATAAATAAAATATATGAGCACCCCGGCAAGCGGCAAAAAATACAGTGTATATGGATTACGGAACCTGAAATGGATCACAAAATTAAGCAGCCATAAAAAAAAAGCCACTGTGCTGCCTATGACTATAGCAATGGGAATGATAATGAATGTCCACCGAAGCAGATGTTTCAATATAGAAAAATGTTCGGACGTAAAAATTTTATCTTTCATTTTATGGAAGGCAAATTTAGGTTTAATATGGCGGGATTAAGGCACACGAAAACGCTTCCGGACCTGCCGGAAATTTTCGGCGCAAGATCACAGGAAGACAGCAGCAATTGCAGCCATAAATTATGATCGGAGATTTTGAATGAGATTGGTTGAGTTTTTTTTTCCACCTACAAAAAATCAGCACAGGTCAAATCCTGTGAGTTAATTAATTGTAGGCGCCATCAGCTTTTCAGGGCGGTTAGTTAGGAAGACACCATTTCCTTTATGACAAATATAACTTCTTTTTTTAAAAGCACATAATTATCAGGGGAATGTTTATGAACAAACCCGCTATTAAATAGATTGGCACTCGTTTTTAAACAGCCAGTTCAACCTCTTTAATTGAGATGAATAATAAACGGCCCTGGTATTCAACCCAAAGGTCGGCGAAACCATTACCGTCGTAACCCAAAAACTTCATGAAGGGATTACTTATATTTAAATTCTTCCATCTTTTACCAATGTACTTAAGTAATTGACCACGCTTTAGGGTTGTGTGCTTTGCCATAAGTTTTAATTTTTAAAAGTGAAACAATAAACTAAGTTAATTAACATCCACAACAAATTTTAACCTTTAGAAAATAAATTTTCATTTGTATCAGGCATATTACATCAGAAAAATGCTAAGATCCTCAGGTTCAATAAAAAAGGGAATTCGTTTAAATCTAACAAATTCCCTTTGAATAAGTTGTTGAACCTGATAAAATTATTTCACTTTGCCAGGACACAAAACCTTGCATTTATCAATTACCTCCAGGTAATAGTTCTCATACAGTGGTAAAATGGTGGCCAGGTCAAATTCTTTAGCGCGGGCCAATGCGTTTTCTTTAAATGTAGCAAGGCGGGTTTCGTCCTCCAGTATGTAAATAGCCTTTTCGCCCATACCTTCCACATCACCAACATCTTTCAGAAACCCGGTTACGCCATCTACGTTTAATTCGGGCAGGCCCCCGGCATTCGTGCTAATTACCGGAACTTTGCAGGCCATTGCCTCCAGTGCCGCCAAACCAAAACTTTCTGACTGCGACGGCATCAGGAATAGATCGGCCACAGAAAGTATTTCTTCTATAGCATCTTGTTTGCCTAAAAAGCGCACATTTTCGGTAACATCAAGATCGCGGCATAATTGCTCACAGGCCGAGCGTTCAGGCCCGTCGCCTACCATTAATAACTTTGAGGGGATTGCCTTTACTACCCTGGCAAATATCTTAATCACATCCTCGGTACGCTTTACCTTACGGAAGTTAGAGGTATGCACCAGTATTTTTTCGCCAGAAGGGGCTATGGCTTTTTTAAAATGGTCTTTAGCTTTAAGGCTGAAACGGTTAAGATCAATAAAGTTAGGGATCACCCTTATATCATTCTCGATATCAAAAAACTCATATGTATCTTTCCTCAGGTTTTCAGATACCGCGGTTACGCCGTCAGATTTATTGATAGAAAAGGTAACTACCGGATTAAAGGTACGGTCTTTACCAACCAGCGTAATATCAGTACCATGCAGGGTGGTAACCACCGGTATATATATACCAAAGGTTAATAGTATTTGCTTGGCCATAAACGCCGCCGAAGCATGCGGAATAGCGTAATGAACGTGCAGCACATCAAGCTGCTCATGGCGCACCACATCGACCAAACGGCTGGCCAGGGCCAGTTCATAGGGTGGAAAATCAAACAGCGGGTAGTTGGATACCGATACCTCGTGGTAAAATAAGTTTTCAGAAAAAAGGTCTAAACGGGCTGGCTGGTTATAGGTAACAAAGTGAACCTGATGCCCCCGGTCTGCAAGGGCCTTACCAAGTTCTGTGGCAACTACCCCGCTTCCGCCGAAGGTTGGGTAACAAACAATTCCGATCTTCATTAATGCGTTGATTTTGGATGCAAGTTTAACAGCAATTTATGGCAAATGTGTTAAGGCTGTGTAAAATGATTTAACTTAGATAGTTTACTTGGTTCAACGAAATATTTATAAATATACTAACAATGGAAAACATCATCAATTTAAAGATCAACGGTATACAGCACATCGGCGTGCCGGTAACCGATATTAAAGTGTCGCAAGCATTTTATACCCGACTGGGCTTTAAGAATGCAATGGAAGCGCCGTTTACCGACAAGGGGAAAAAGGGTACCTGCATCATGATGCAGCGCGGCAATATGATCATGGAGTTATATCAGCTACCGCAAGCCTCCTTAGCGGCGATCAGGAGCAGGGGTGATGGCCATGTTGACCACGTGGCGTTTGATGTGAGCGACATTGACGAGACTTTCAGCACAATTAAAGCCGCCGGCTTTAACGTGATAGAGGAAGCGCCGGTATTTCTCCAGTTCTGGAAAAACGGGTGCAAGTATTTTAACATCACCGGACCCGATGGCGAACGGTTGGAATTTAACCAGATACTCTAATGTGTTCATAAATTGCAGGGGTGTTCGTTTTTTGAAAGTGCGAACACCGCGAACATCCACGAACGGGTGCGAACACCTGCGAACAGTCGCGAACGCAACCGAACAGGTGCAAACACGACATTCCAGAGCGGTAGCCTGTCAGCCTGAGCTTGTCGAAGGGTCGAGCGCGGAGGCCTGCCCACCATACTTCGACAAGCTCAGCATGGCAACCTCCCTACATAACTAACTATCATTCTTCCCCTTCAGCAGATAAGCTTCGGATGAAAGCGGGCAGAACATGGTGGGGCTTGCGCGGCGGCGGGGGCATAGCAAGTCTTTACTATAAAGGATTAGTAACCCACCAGGTATTGCCAAAAGGATCCTTTACACCTGCACTGCGACCGTAGGGCTGGTCGGCGGGCTGCATGACGCTTTCTGCGCCGTTGTCTATCGCTTTTTTATAGGTTTCATCGCAGTTATCAACATAAATGAACATGCCTGCATTTTGCTTCTGATAGGTATCGGTACAATCGGCAAACATAATGGTGCTGCCTTTAATGTTTATTTCGGCATGCATAATGGTATTCTTGTCGCGCATGTGTTTGTACTGTTCTGTGGCGCCAAATACATTTTGCGTAAACGTCATAAATTTTGCCCCATCCTCTATAATAAGGTATGGCATAATACGCTGATAATTTTCGGGGATGCTTTTTATTGTTTCCATATTGATATGCTTTTATTCAAAAATAACAAGTCGTCATTTGTCGAAATTGTAAAAACAAGACATTTTTTGTTGGTTCAGATAATTCTTGAATGCTAATTACCCGTTAGCATTACGGTATTCGGTACCCTCGGCCCTGCCCGAAAAATAAAAGGAAGGATGATACCCGGTAAAAACTTTAACATCATGTATAAAGTGCGATTGGTCATAGTAACCGCATTCCAGCGCTATTTGTGTTAATGTTTTATGGTTGTTGTATTGTTGAATAGCGTTTTGCAGGCGCACCAGCCGCAAATAGATTTTGGGGCTAAACCCCGCATATTCTTTGAAACGCCTGTCGAACTGCCTTACCGAAAGATTAAAGGTATCGGCCAGTTGCGCTACTGTTTGATGCTGTTTGGAATGAATTACTTGGCGAATAGAAGTGATAATACGGTCGTCTGTTTTTACGTTATGGCGCAGGCGCATCAGTAAAAAATCGCTCAGGATACCGGCCCTTTCCTGGTTATCTTGTGCCAGTATAATCCGCTCTTCCAGTTCACGGCCGGCACAGCCTAAAAAAGTATCATAATCAAGCGCGAGGTTGGTTGTTTGGCTGCTGGGAATATTAAAAAGGCGCGGAACAGCAAACGGATATATATAAGCGCCAAAAATGCCGAAGCTCTCACGGGTTATAAACCGCCGATAGGTATCAGTCTGGAATTGGATGCCCGACGGATCGCTGTTCTGCTCACCCTGTTCGGTTATCTCATCAAAACCCGCGCGGTAATGAAACACCATTTCGGTACAGCTATCGGCTATCGACCGGTAAACGTACTCTGGCTCCCTGGCCGAAAGCTCGTGCTCCAGTACCCAAAAAAACCTTACAAAAGGTTTTAATATTTCCGGTGGCGCTATGGTGTAGTACTTCATGCTTTATTTCTACTGCTCTGCTGCGGGCCGTTGTCTTTTCATAAAGTTAGAGTTTATTGTTTTTATTTTAGCATTGAGCATCAGCAGTTTATTAAATTATTACAGCACAATAGGGCATGCAAAACAAAAAGCCCTTGCCAAAATGGCAAGGGCCCTGAATATGTGAGTCGTAGCTGGAAATTATGCCTTTGCTGCGATTTCTAAAGCAACTGGTTCTTTCTCCCTTATTTTGGAGATTAAAAACATGATAACCGCCGACAGTATAATGGGCATCAGATAACTGAAACTAAGGTTTCGTTCGTCTTTCGCGGGTACAATATTCACAATGCCGTAACTTAAAAACGAAACAATAACATAAGTAATGCCGCCGGTAAGGCCGCTGGCAATGCCCGCGTTTTTAGGAAATTTGCCCAGGCAAAATGTAAAGTAGTTATTAAAGGTATAGCCCGCGCATACATGTATAATAAACGCGAAGAATATGAGCGAATACAGATTGCTGATAAAATTAACGCTGATGATCATCACCGCCACAAAAAGTATCTGTAAGGCTATATTAATTACCATTCTTTTAAAAAACGGGCGGTTAATGGTTGCTTTGCCAATAAAGCCGCCAACCATCCAGGCAAAACCAAGCACCAGTGAGCTGTAACCTGCAATTACCGGCGACAGGTTAAAGTGGTGCTCAATAATAAAAGGCCCGGTCATGTTATACGTCATCACCATACAATAAGCCAGCCCCAGCATTACAATACCAAGGGTAAAACTTGGGGTCTTGATCATACCGGTATAAACCTTTACAATTTTTTGAAAATGAAAATCTGAAAAGTGTACCAGGGTTTCGCCGCTGAAAATAAATTCTAAAACGGCAAACACCACCGCGAAACCGGCCAGAAAATAAAAGTTTGACTCCCAGCCAAAAGCCGTTTGCAGGTAGCCGCCTATAAACGGGGCCACAATAGGCCCGGTTGACCAGATAATAGAAAACAAACTTAAATAATGCTTTAATTTTTCGCCGGCAAACAAATCAACAAAATAAGCCCGCTTGGCTACTATTATAGAGCCAACAGTAACCCCGTGTATCACCCGCATAAGGTATATGAGGTAAATATTATGTGTAGTGGCTATTACCACGCTGGCCGCCGCGAAGACAACTAATGAAACCAAACAAAGCTTATACCGGCCAAAACTGTCCAGTACGCTGCCAATAAATAATTGCGAAACGCCATAACTGATTAAAAAAATACTTAGTGTTAACTGTACCTGGATGCTGCCAACATGCATTTCGCCGGCCATGGTGGGTAACGAGGGTATATAAATATCAGTAGCAAAGCCCGATAAAGGGATGAGGGCAAAGGCCAGTAAAGTAGCGATACCCAGGTGGCGTTCTTTAATGGCTTTTGTTTTTGATGTAAGTGTAATCATAGATACTGCAAAATTAGCATTCTGCAGCTGGCGTAACTATGCGTTTAGAATGGAGAGATACATAAAATCTACGCTTACATCTTAAAAACACACTGAATAACAACACATTAATAAGCAGCAGGGCATAAAATACCCCAATTATGTACGGTGTAAAAATTACACGGGTCAAACAAACCCGTCCATTTGGCGCAAGTATACTGCTGAGTATTCGCAACTCTTAATACGCCAAATGGATAGGATAATATTGATATGGATTTTATTTGATGCCGAGCTTGGTTTTAACAGGTACCATTAAATCTGTCCCGTCGCTTGCTACAAGCAATGGCGATCCCTGTGATGAATCAAGCACATAAGTGATACCTTTTTCTTTGGCAACGGTGTTAACAGCCGTGCGGGCTTTATCTGATAATGGTTTTATCAATTCGTTTGACTTGGCTTCAACCTGCTGCTGGGCGCTGGTCTGAAGATCCTGCATACGTTTTTGAAGGTCCTGAAGCTCATTTTGCTTTGTTGTACGTACAGCATCGGTCATTGTTTTGCTCTGGTCCTGAAATGCCTTTCCTTTGGTTTGCAATTCGTTGTTCATAGCTGTAAGCTGATCAACAAACTGTTTCTGATAGGCATCAATCTGCGGTTTTATTGTTTTGGCCTCGGGCATCTGGCCAACCAGTGCCTGAAAATCAATATATCCGAACTTGGTTTGTGCTTTGGCAAATTGACCGGCAAACAATAAACATACTGCAATTAGGGTGACTTTTACTGTGTTTCTCATACTTAACAATTAAATTCATAAAGGTAAGGGAACGCAATAAACAAGAAATTGTTTTAAATAATAGTTAACTTTTTGAGGATTAATTTCAGGCGCTTTTATTTCCTCCCGATGGTGGCAATCGCACAACCCGACGCTTTTTTATTCTTCCTAATACACTTCTGACAATAACTCCGACGCTTGTCATCACACTATTACATCATTTGCGGCATTCAAGACAGGCACTTATATTTGCCACCGTAAATGCCTTACTTTGTCACTAATCCTAATATCATTGAAAAAACTCGCGTTATTTTTTGTTTCGGCTATTATTTTTGCCGGCTGTTCTAAAAACAAAAATACCAAACCCGACGATGGGAACAAACCACCTGTTGAAACCGTGGTAGACACACTGCTTACGCTAAACCTCACGGTTGAAGATTTGCGTTATTACAGCAGTACTTATTTTGTATGTACCGACGAAAACGGAGAAATATTGAACGAAGTTAAATACGTAAACGGTACAACATCTTAAAAATAACTTCATTAAAGCCGTATGAGAAAGATCGCTTCAATTTTTTTGAGATCAATTTAACTGCCGATTCAACCGTCACAAAATCTGTTATCAAAAGCTATTTACAGGTTAAAAAAGGAAGCCACTATTATGACTCAAACAAACAACTGTTAACAAAGCAGGCTCATGAAGTGGAATATCATTTAAAACATCCTATCTATTTTGATCAGTTTGATATTAGGGGAGATCAGTATGGATATCAGTTAAGAACGCTTGGGGATAGATTATGAAATTGTACCCCGCCGGAAGCGATGATACCAAACTTTATGCGCATTTTAGGATAGGAGGCTATAATGTATACAACTTTTTTGATGTTGGCAAAGGGGGAACCAAGGTTGATATAGACATGACCCAAATAAACAAGACGCCTTTAGCTAAAACCATTACTTCCACCGGAACAAACCTTTCGGTAACTGTACTCGCCAGGCCTGATAAACAATACTATAGCAATTATTTTATAGGAACTATAACCGCTCCGGGCAACCAGGTTAATTATTATTATCCATCAGAGCCTTTTGCAGAATATATTACCAAAATAACGTACAAGCTCGGCAACCTTGATTATTATTTTACCAAAAATAGCAGTATCATTCCTGATAAGACCGATACTTACAATGGCGTAATTAACACCCCAGCTTCAACCCTGGCCACTTTTAAGCCCTCGTTTTCCGGATCAGTTGATTATTATGCAGGTTATTTTGAAAGCGAAAAATCAGGCCCAGGCTTTTACATGCAATTATTTAGCCCAGCCGCGGCATATTCTGCCGGCATAAAATTTCCTGATTTTTCTAAGTATCTGGGGGTGAAGAGTGTTGACCTGAGCAAAGAGACGCTTATATCTTTTGCTCTGTTTAGGGACGGCACCTTTGACGAAACAAGATTTCCGTACAAAGCCAATGGCACTTCGAGTTACCCTGATCTTGACTTAAGGTCGGTTACCCGAAACTACAGACCATAAGGCTATAGTGCATTATTCT
This window contains:
- the bshA gene encoding N-acetyl-alpha-D-glucosaminyl L-malate synthase BshA, with the translated sequence MKIGIVCYPTFGGSGVVATELGKALADRGHQVHFVTYNQPARLDLFSENLFYHEVSVSNYPLFDFPPYELALASRLVDVVRHEQLDVLHVHYAIPHASAAFMAKQILLTFGIYIPVVTTLHGTDITLVGKDRTFNPVVTFSINKSDGVTAVSENLRKDTYEFFDIENDIRVIPNFIDLNRFSLKAKDHFKKAIAPSGEKILVHTSNFRKVKRTEDVIKIFARVVKAIPSKLLMVGDGPERSACEQLCRDLDVTENVRFLGKQDAIEEILSVADLFLMPSQSESFGLAALEAMACKVPVISTNAGGLPELNVDGVTGFLKDVGDVEGMGEKAIYILEDETRLATFKENALARAKEFDLATILPLYENYYLEVIDKCKVLCPGKVK
- a CDS encoding VOC family protein: MENIINLKINGIQHIGVPVTDIKVSQAFYTRLGFKNAMEAPFTDKGKKGTCIMMQRGNMIMELYQLPQASLAAIRSRGDGHVDHVAFDVSDIDETFSTIKAAGFNVIEEAPVFLQFWKNGCKYFNITGPDGERLEFNQIL
- a CDS encoding VOC family protein, whose amino-acid sequence is METIKSIPENYQRIMPYLIIEDGAKFMTFTQNVFGATEQYKHMRDKNTIMHAEINIKGSTIMFADCTDTYQKQNAGMFIYVDNCDETYKKAIDNGAESVMQPADQPYGRSAGVKDPFGNTWWVTNPL
- a CDS encoding helix-turn-helix domain-containing protein → MKYYTIAPPEILKPFVRFFWVLEHELSAREPEYVYRSIADSCTEMVFHYRAGFDEITEQGEQNSDPSGIQFQTDTYRRFITRESFGIFGAYIYPFAVPRLFNIPSSQTTNLALDYDTFLGCAGRELEERIILAQDNQERAGILSDFLLMRLRHNVKTDDRIITSIRQVIHSKQHQTVAQLADTFNLSVRQFDRRFKEYAGFSPKIYLRLVRLQNAIQQYNNHKTLTQIALECGYYDQSHFIHDVKVFTGYHPSFYFSGRAEGTEYRNANG
- a CDS encoding MFS transporter: MITLTSKTKAIKERHLGIATLLAFALIPLSGFATDIYIPSLPTMAGEMHVGSIQVQLTLSIFLISYGVSQLFIGSVLDSFGRYKLCLVSLVVFAAASVVIATTHNIYLIYLMRVIHGVTVGSIIVAKRAYFVDLFAGEKLKHYLSLFSIIWSTGPIVAPFIGGYLQTAFGWESNFYFLAGFAVVFAVLEFIFSGETLVHFSDFHFQKIVKVYTGMIKTPSFTLGIVMLGLAYCMVMTYNMTGPFIIEHHFNLSPVIAGYSSLVLGFAWMVGGFIGKATINRPFFKRMVINIALQILFVAVMIISVNFISNLYSLIFFAFIIHVCAGYTFNNYFTFCLGKFPKNAGIASGLTGGITYVIVSFLSYGIVNIVPAKDERNLSFSYLMPIILSAVIMFLISKIREKEPVALEIAAKA
- a CDS encoding OmpH family outer membrane protein, whose product is MRNTVKVTLIAVCLLFAGQFAKAQTKFGYIDFQALVGQMPEAKTIKPQIDAYQKQFVDQLTAMNNELQTKGKAFQDQSKTMTDAVRTTKQNELQDLQKRMQDLQTSAQQQVEAKSNELIKPLSDKARTAVNTVAKEKGITYVLDSSQGSPLLVASDGTDLMVPVKTKLGIK
- a CDS encoding putative periplasmic lipoprotein, yielding MKKLALFFVSAIIFAGCSKNKNTKPDDGNKPPVETVVDTLLTLNLTVEDLRYYSSTYFVCTDENGEILNEVKYVNGTTS